One stretch of Candidatus Eisenbacteria bacterium DNA includes these proteins:
- a CDS encoding zinc-dependent alcohol dehydrogenase family protein: protein MHAMLLARPAMAPTRPLSLESVPDPEPRPDEVIVSVSACGVCRTDLHVVEGELAAVRLPIIPGHQAVGRIVALGSAVTRFRPGDRVGVAWVNRLCGCCDPCIEGRENLCEAPVFTGLHRDGGFAEKVAVPASYAHPIPAEMGDDAQVAPLLCAGIIGYRALKRSGLEPGMRIALYGFGAAAHIAIQIARAWGCEVFVVTRGKEAEERARRMGAAWSGGPGETPPRPVDCAVTFAPAGSVIPGALRSLRRGGRLAIAGIYLDRIPELDYDAHLFQERELVSVTANTRRDARELLDLAARIGIRTDIEVFPLEEANEALIRLKEDRLSAQAAVLRVG from the coding sequence ATGCACGCGATGCTGCTTGCGAGGCCGGCCATGGCGCCGACGCGCCCGCTCTCGCTCGAGTCGGTGCCCGATCCGGAGCCGCGTCCCGACGAGGTGATCGTCAGCGTCTCCGCCTGCGGGGTCTGCCGGACCGATCTCCACGTTGTCGAAGGGGAGCTGGCAGCGGTGCGACTTCCGATCATTCCCGGCCACCAGGCCGTGGGGAGGATCGTGGCGCTCGGCTCCGCGGTCACCCGGTTTCGCCCGGGCGACCGGGTGGGCGTCGCCTGGGTCAACCGCCTCTGCGGATGCTGCGATCCCTGCATCGAGGGGCGCGAGAACCTCTGCGAGGCGCCGGTCTTCACGGGGCTTCATCGCGATGGGGGCTTCGCGGAGAAGGTCGCCGTCCCAGCTTCGTATGCCCACCCGATCCCGGCAGAGATGGGAGACGACGCGCAGGTGGCCCCGCTGCTCTGCGCGGGGATCATCGGGTATCGCGCCCTCAAGCGAAGCGGCCTCGAGCCGGGGATGCGGATCGCCCTCTACGGATTCGGCGCCGCCGCCCACATCGCGATCCAGATCGCTCGGGCGTGGGGTTGCGAGGTCTTCGTCGTCACGCGCGGAAAGGAGGCCGAAGAGCGGGCGCGCCGGATGGGAGCGGCCTGGAGCGGCGGGCCGGGCGAGACACCCCCGCGGCCCGTCGATTGCGCCGTCACCTTCGCGCCCGCGGGCAGCGTCATTCCCGGGGCCCTCCGCTCCCTGAGAAGGGGGGGCAGGCTCGCCATCGCGGGGATCTACCTCGATCGGATCCCCGAGCTCGACTACGACGCTCACCTGTTCCAGGAGCGAGAGCTGGTGAGCGTCACGGCCAACACGCGGCGGGACGCGAGGGAGCTGCTCGATCTGGCCGCGAGGATCGGGATCCGGACGGACATCGAGGTCTTCCCGCTCGAGGAGGCCAACGAGGCGCTCATCCGTCTGAAGGAGGATCGCCTCTCGGCGCAGGCCGCCGTGCTGCGGGTGGGCTAG
- a CDS encoding aldo/keto reductase, protein MTMKGSIVTRPSGRTGIGGEALSVRRRLFGLPLAIALSMAAGAAPAADPPAQTTPSADQGRIRHYNTLGKTGLKVSDIGFGAGTVTEAALVEYALDLGINYFDAAESYARGGCERAIGEVAARRRGEMVICTKLDLDGNATKESIITRLDGCLERLKTSYVDILMIHGGNPDAVANPAVYVAFDELKKQGKIRFTGISHHGPNLAAELRPVIDAGRMDVILCSYDPYGDPDIPAMLEEARKKEIGLVAMKILTSARADSLAEFKSGKHPFHIAALRWALKESGMDTALISFTMMDQIDEFIQASGAALD, encoded by the coding sequence ATGACCATGAAGGGCTCCATCGTCACGCGGCCATCCGGTAGGACAGGAATCGGAGGGGAGGCGCTGTCGGTGCGCAGGCGGCTTTTCGGGCTCCCGCTCGCCATCGCCCTCTCGATGGCGGCCGGCGCGGCCCCGGCGGCCGATCCGCCCGCGCAGACCACCCCGTCGGCGGACCAGGGCCGAATCCGGCATTACAACACCCTCGGCAAGACGGGGCTCAAGGTCTCGGACATCGGCTTCGGCGCGGGGACGGTCACGGAGGCCGCGCTCGTCGAGTATGCGCTGGATCTGGGCATCAACTACTTCGACGCGGCCGAGAGTTACGCCCGCGGGGGGTGCGAGAGGGCGATCGGGGAAGTCGCGGCCCGGCGGCGGGGCGAGATGGTCATCTGCACGAAGCTCGATCTCGACGGCAACGCCACGAAGGAAAGCATCATCACGAGGCTCGACGGCTGCCTGGAGAGGCTGAAGACCAGCTATGTCGACATCCTGATGATCCACGGCGGGAACCCCGATGCGGTTGCGAATCCGGCCGTCTACGTTGCGTTCGACGAGCTCAAGAAGCAGGGGAAGATCCGCTTCACGGGCATCTCCCATCACGGCCCCAACCTCGCCGCCGAGCTCAGGCCCGTGATCGACGCGGGCAGGATGGACGTGATTCTCTGCAGCTACGATCCTTACGGCGATCCCGACATCCCGGCGATGCTCGAGGAGGCGCGCAAGAAAGAGATCGGCCTCGTGGCCATGAAGATCCTGACCTCGGCGCGCGCCGACAGTCTCGCCGAGTTCAAGTCCGGCAAGCATCCGTTCCACATCGCCGCTCTGCGGTGGGCTCTCAAGGAATCGGGAATGGACACCGCGCTGATCAGCTTCACGATGATGGATCAGATCGACGAGTTCATCCAGGCATCCGGAGCGGCGCTGGATTGA